In one Lolium rigidum isolate FL_2022 chromosome 3, APGP_CSIRO_Lrig_0.1, whole genome shotgun sequence genomic region, the following are encoded:
- the LOC124696008 gene encoding LOB domain-containing protein 24-like, whose amino-acid sequence MTGNAEMQLEDDQLEGGRNYPKRCAACKYLRRRCAHDCVLAPYFPASHPHRYACVHRVFGASNVARILQSLPVEERGQAAETLAMEAQWRVGDPVYGCTGIIDRLQEEILAAQCELARTRAQLDMAAAQLQLQQQAPVSLSPPTLPTNLPQRAGGHLHVAVAPKQEEAPFLDPDEFLDLDGF is encoded by the exons ATGACCGGCAACGCGGAAATGCAGCTGGAGGATGACCAGCTGGAAGGCGGCCGCAACTACCCGAAGCGGTGCGCGGCGTGCAAGTATCTGCGGCGGAGGTGCGCCCACGACTGCGTGCTCGCCCCCTACTTCCCGGCGTCGCACCCCCACCGCTACGCCTGCGTGCATCGAGTCTTCGGCGCCAGCAACGTCGCCAGGATACTCCAG AGCTtgccggtggaggagagagggcaggCGGCGGAGACGTTGGCCATGGAGGCGCAGTGGAGAGTGGGGGACCCGGTGTACGGATGCACCGGGATCATCGACCGTCTGCAGGAGGAGATCCTCGCCGCACAATGCGAGCTCGCCAGGACAAGGGCGCAGCTCGACATGGCAGCCGCTCAGCTACAGCTCCAGCAGCAAGCTCCTGTTTCTCTTTCCCCGCCAACGCTGCCGACAAATTTGCCGCAGCGAGCCGGCGGCCATCTCCACGTCGCTGTCGCGCCGAAGCAGGAGGAGGCGCCGTTTCTTGACCCAGACGAGTTCCTCGATCTTGATGGATTTTGA